In a single window of the Osmerus eperlanus chromosome 2, fOsmEpe2.1, whole genome shotgun sequence genome:
- the pdgfbb gene encoding uncharacterized protein pdgfbb, with product MSSWVQLLALLVMASLRVGKAEGDSLPAGLEELVSNSPIASIQDLQLLLLSEAPDEDEEGSPSNSSMTRVPRSLDALPAQQALCKVRTEVTEVTRAMLDRSNANFLLWPPCVEVQRCSGCCNTKTLQCVPVLTHTRHLQVMKVQYMNKQPTYAKAVVSVVDHVECRCQPAPRAPTVPKKKPAPNRPGQQGQQGQQGHSKGRSKEELHRRDELKHIQLEQLLGQHWNPHWAGNHSTLQGGRQEAEPVAVGEREEAEPGALGGREEAVPGALGGREEAVPGALADPVEKRAEGGGSPPRYAGTAQAGREQGGAGPPEAEGGHDKHRQAPHTDRPPQRTNTTKQSRPRQENASSEQAGPNEEANQRQENRFRPTKETNQRQDNRFRPTEETNQRQENRFRPTEKTNQRQENRFRPTEKTNQRQENRFRPTEETNQGLKERGRDNDTPGWEGRVGLALLEEERRQQEKEVFTITQQQHPSTTQTADSSTTSPRSPPSTAGPRGPVRPARPTRPAPNPRKRMRKNRKRISKAAMRAMLM from the exons ATGAGCTCGTGGGTTCAGCTGCTCGCGTTGCTGGTGATGGCCAGTCTGCGGGTTGGGAAGGCCGAG ggagACTCTCTGCCTGCGGGCCTGGAGGAGCTGGTTAGCAACAGCCCCATCGCCTCCATACAGGACCTGCAACTACTGCTGCTCTCTGAGGCTCCAG atgaggatgaggagggttcTCCCTCCAACAGCAGCATGACCCGAGTCCCCAGGAGCCTGG ATGCCCTGCCGGCCCAGCAGGCCCTGTGTAAGGTCCGTACAGAGGTCACGGAGGTCACCCGTGCCATGTTGGATCGCAGCAACGCCAACTTCCTGTTGTGGCCCCCCTGCGTGGAGGTGCAGCGCTGCTCTGGATGCTGCAACACCAAGACACTGCAGTGTGTCCCTGTGCTCACTCACACCAGACACCTGCAG GTGATGAAGGTCCAGTACATGAACAAGCAGCCCACCTATGCCaaggcagtggtctctgtggtgGACCATGTGGAGTGTCGCTGCCAGCCAGCACCTCGGGCTCCGACTGTACCCAAGAAGAAGCCTGCCCCCAACAGGCCAGGGCAGCAGGGCCAGCAGGGCCAGCAGGGGCACAGCAAGGGGCGCTCCAAGGAGGAGCTCCACCGTCGAGACGAGCTGAAGCACATCCAGCTGGAGCAACTCCTTGGGCAGCACTGGAACCCTCACTGGGCTGGCAACCACTCCACACTGCAGGGGGGCAGACAGGAGGCGGAGCCTGTGgcggtgggggagagggaggaggcggagCCTGGGGCactggggggcagagaggaggcggtGCCTGGGGCactggggggcagagaggaggcggtGCCTGGGGCGCTTGCTGACCCTGTGGAGAAGAGGGccgagggggggggcagcccccCCAGGTATGCTGGGACAGCCCAGgctgggagagagcaggggggggccgGCCCCCCTGAGGCGGAGGGGGGTcatgacaaacacagacaggccccccacacagacagaccccccCAGAGGACCAACACAACCAAGCAGTCCAGACCCAGGCAAGAGAACGCCTCCTCAGAACAGGCCGGTCCCAATGAGGAAGCCAATCAGAGACAAGAGAACCGATTCCGTCCTACCAAGGAGACCAATCAGAGACAAGATAACCGATTCCGTCCTACCGAGGAGACCAATCAGAGACAAGAGAACCGATTCCGTCCCACCGAGAAGACCAATCAGAGACAAGAGAACCGATTCCGTCCCACCGagaaaaccaatcagagacaagaGAACCGATTCCGTCCCACCGAGGAGACCAATCAGGGCCTGAAGGAGCGTGGCAGGGACAATGACACTCCGGggtgggaagggagggtgggccTGGccctcctggaggaggagaggaggcagcaggagaaggaggtctTCACCATTACCCAGCAGCAGCATCCGTCCACCACCCAAACAGCAG ACtcatccaccacctccccccgctctcccccctccaccgctGGGCCCCGGGGCCCCGTCCGCCCCGCTCGCCCCACCCGCCCGGCCCCCAACcccaggaagaggatgaggaagaacAGGAAGCGGATCAGCAAAGCAGCCATGAGAGCCATGTTGATGTAG